A stretch of the Agromyces larvae genome encodes the following:
- a CDS encoding FecCD family ABC transporter permease: MTAPIAPAPRSTRPSGGAPGAISDAARPGASETLATIAAVRRARRRRVSWVLAGCLALLLAVGAIALVLGAADVSADRVFLALIGLGDEGDRFVVMRLRVPRILAAIVCGVAFALAGAVFQAVLRNPLASPDILGISGGASLGAVWALLVLGLGGAAVSGIAFVAALAVAVAIWALAWRQGLHGIRFVLVGVGFAYVTGSLVAWLLTRAEVRQAQSALAWTVGSVADVRGDELGWLAAAVAVGCIVVAALARRLGVLALGDDHARGLGVAADRTRIVLLLVAVALVALATAAAGPIAFVALVAPAIARALTGGGAALAASAATGAALTLTADVIGQYALPGIVAPVGIVTGVIGAPYLLWLLATTERRRRA; encoded by the coding sequence ATGACGGCACCGATCGCTCCTGCGCCGCGTTCGACGCGGCCGTCGGGAGGCGCACCCGGCGCGATCTCCGATGCGGCCCGGCCCGGGGCGTCCGAGACGCTCGCGACGATCGCCGCGGTGCGTCGCGCCCGGCGCCGGCGGGTCTCCTGGGTGCTCGCCGGATGCCTCGCGCTGCTGCTCGCGGTCGGCGCGATCGCCCTCGTGCTCGGCGCGGCCGACGTCTCGGCGGACCGGGTCTTCCTCGCCCTCATCGGGCTCGGCGACGAGGGCGACCGGTTCGTCGTGATGCGGCTGCGGGTGCCGCGCATCCTCGCCGCGATCGTGTGCGGTGTGGCGTTCGCCCTGGCGGGCGCGGTCTTCCAGGCGGTGCTGCGCAACCCGCTCGCGAGCCCCGACATCCTCGGCATCTCGGGCGGCGCGAGTCTCGGCGCCGTGTGGGCGCTGCTCGTCCTCGGCCTCGGCGGGGCCGCGGTGTCGGGCATCGCGTTCGTCGCGGCGCTCGCCGTCGCGGTCGCCATCTGGGCGCTCGCCTGGCGTCAGGGGCTGCACGGCATCCGCTTCGTGCTGGTCGGCGTGGGCTTCGCGTACGTCACCGGGTCGCTCGTCGCGTGGCTGCTCACCCGCGCCGAGGTGCGCCAGGCGCAGTCCGCGCTCGCGTGGACGGTCGGCAGCGTCGCGGACGTGCGCGGCGACGAGCTCGGATGGCTGGCGGCCGCGGTCGCGGTCGGATGCATCGTGGTGGCGGCGCTCGCCCGCCGGCTGGGGGTGCTCGCACTCGGCGACGATCATGCGCGCGGGCTCGGCGTCGCCGCCGACCGCACCCGCATCGTGCTGCTGCTGGTCGCGGTCGCACTGGTCGCGCTCGCGACCGCTGCCGCGGGCCCGATCGCGTTCGTGGCCCTCGTCGCCCCGGCGATCGCCCGCGCCCTCACCGGCGGGGGCGCCGCGCTCGCGGCGTCCGCGGCGACCGGTGCCGCGCTCACGCTGACCGCCGACGTGATCGGCCAGTACGCCCTGCCCGGCATCGTGGCCCCCGTCGGCATCGTCACGGGCGTGATCGGTGCCCCCTACCTGCTGTGGCTGCTGGCCACCACCGAGAGGAGGCGACGCGCATGA
- a CDS encoding siderophore-interacting protein, which produces MLTSLAVGTEVRPAYRSYRVAVRRAERIAPSFVRVTFTGDELGLFGTAGLDQRVKVVLPLPDDLVATGDGFASFPTGDDWYTRWRELPEARRNTFRTYTVRAVRPAEREVDVDFVLHGETGPASRWVSRAQPGDEAVLIGPDERSTGRALGIDWRPGEVETVLMAGDETAAPAICAILEALPRDARGCAFIEVPSEGDVLDVDAPDGVSVRWLPRGEHAAHGDRLVPAVRDGAARIMSAPGEVVDLDDVDVDAELLWDVPEGRSLDGGVYAWVAGEASVVKSIRRYLVSEAGLDRRRVAFMGYWRLGRSELD; this is translated from the coding sequence ATGCTCACCTCACTCGCCGTCGGCACCGAGGTTCGTCCCGCCTACCGCTCGTACCGCGTCGCCGTGCGACGTGCCGAGCGCATCGCGCCGAGCTTCGTCCGCGTCACGTTCACGGGCGACGAACTCGGGCTCTTCGGCACCGCGGGGCTCGACCAGCGGGTGAAAGTCGTGCTGCCGCTGCCCGACGACCTGGTCGCCACCGGCGACGGGTTCGCGTCGTTCCCGACCGGCGACGACTGGTACACGCGCTGGCGCGAACTGCCCGAGGCGCGGCGCAACACGTTCCGCACCTACACGGTGCGCGCGGTACGGCCCGCCGAGCGCGAGGTCGACGTCGACTTCGTGCTGCACGGCGAGACCGGCCCGGCGTCGCGGTGGGTCTCCCGGGCGCAGCCCGGCGACGAGGCGGTGCTGATCGGCCCCGACGAGCGTTCGACGGGCCGCGCGCTCGGCATCGACTGGCGGCCCGGCGAGGTCGAGACCGTGCTGATGGCCGGCGACGAGACCGCCGCGCCCGCGATCTGCGCGATCCTCGAAGCTCTGCCGCGCGACGCGCGCGGCTGCGCGTTCATCGAGGTGCCGAGCGAGGGCGACGTGCTCGACGTCGACGCACCCGACGGCGTCTCGGTGCGCTGGCTGCCGCGCGGCGAGCACGCGGCCCACGGCGACCGGCTCGTGCCGGCGGTGCGCGACGGCGCGGCCCGCATCATGAGCGCACCCGGCGAGGTCGTCGACCTCGACGACGTCGACGTCGACGCCGAACTGCTGTGGGACGTGCCCGAGGGGCGCAGCCTCGACGGCGGCGTCTACGCCTGGGTCGCCGGCGAGGCATCCGTCGTGAAATCGATCCGCCGCTACCTGGTCTCCGAGGCGGGCCTCGACCGCCGCCGCGTCGCGTTCATGGGCTACTGGCGGCTCGGGCGCTCCGAGCTCGACTGA
- a CDS encoding amidase, with product MHTALQRGRLSPTEVAEWFLERIDRLGDDVGAFAEITPERALERARHVEREVPKAAPLWGMPLADKDLHSRAGVPTRFGSRAFADHVPDESDDLVLDLDRAGAVSLGKTATPEFGLPSYTEPVGAPPARSPWDARLGAGGSSGGAAAAVAAGLLPFATGSDGGGSVRIPAASCGLVGVKPSRGRVPSGSGLGGLAGLSVVGPLARTVADAALLLDGVMAPAGYPVQHRFAVRAPGSDGPYLGDALCGEGRFQIGVLTDSPWDDAYDIEIAPESRDALAHAVTLLDRLGHGVDELVRAPEPGYPAAFRTIWQASAATIPLEGEALGLVEPLTAWLVDRGRALGARDLADALAWLAGFERRTIGRFAAYDAVLTPALALTPRPVGWYDAADGERNFAQQVQFTPFTSFVNVAGLPAISLPVHTTATGFPMSVQLIGRPGGEATLFALAAQLERVARLAGRRPPVW from the coding sequence CTGCACACCGCGCTGCAGCGCGGCCGGCTGTCGCCGACCGAGGTCGCCGAATGGTTCCTGGAGCGCATCGACCGGCTCGGTGACGACGTCGGCGCGTTCGCCGAGATCACCCCCGAGCGGGCGCTCGAGCGCGCCCGCCACGTCGAACGCGAGGTGCCGAAGGCCGCGCCGCTGTGGGGCATGCCGCTCGCCGACAAGGACCTGCACTCGCGCGCGGGCGTGCCGACCCGGTTCGGGTCGCGGGCGTTCGCCGACCACGTGCCCGACGAGTCCGACGACCTCGTGCTCGATCTCGATCGCGCGGGCGCGGTGAGCCTCGGCAAGACCGCCACCCCCGAGTTCGGCCTGCCCTCGTACACCGAGCCCGTCGGCGCGCCGCCGGCGCGCTCGCCGTGGGATGCGCGGCTCGGCGCCGGCGGGTCGAGCGGGGGAGCGGCCGCCGCCGTCGCGGCGGGCCTGCTGCCGTTCGCGACCGGCTCCGACGGCGGCGGGTCGGTGCGCATCCCGGCCGCATCCTGCGGCCTGGTCGGGGTGAAGCCGTCGCGCGGTCGCGTCCCGTCGGGCTCGGGGCTGGGCGGGCTGGCGGGCCTCAGCGTCGTCGGGCCGCTCGCCCGCACGGTCGCCGACGCGGCCCTGCTGCTCGACGGCGTGATGGCGCCGGCCGGATACCCCGTCCAGCACCGATTCGCGGTGCGGGCGCCCGGCAGCGACGGGCCGTACCTCGGCGACGCGCTGTGCGGGGAGGGGCGATTCCAGATCGGGGTCCTGACCGACTCACCCTGGGACGACGCCTACGACATCGAGATCGCCCCCGAGTCGCGCGACGCGCTCGCGCACGCGGTCACCCTGCTCGACCGGCTCGGGCACGGCGTCGACGAGCTCGTGCGCGCGCCCGAGCCCGGGTACCCCGCGGCGTTCCGCACGATCTGGCAGGCGTCGGCGGCGACGATCCCGCTCGAGGGCGAGGCGCTGGGGCTCGTCGAACCGCTCACCGCCTGGCTCGTCGATCGGGGCCGCGCGCTCGGCGCCCGCGATCTCGCCGACGCGCTCGCCTGGCTCGCGGGGTTCGAGCGCCGCACCATCGGCCGGTTCGCGGCGTACGACGCGGTGCTCACGCCGGCGCTCGCGCTCACCCCGCGGCCGGTCGGCTGGTACGACGCGGCCGACGGCGAGCGCAACTTCGCCCAGCAGGTGCAGTTCACGCCGTTCACCTCGTTCGTGAACGTCGCCGGGCTGCCGGCGATCTCGCTGCCGGTGCACACGACCGCGACGGGGTTCCCGATGTCGGTGCAGCTCATCGGGCGCCCGGGCGGCGAGGCGACCCTCTTCGCGCTCGCCGCGCAGCTCGAGCGGGTGGCGCGGCTCGCCGGGCGGCGCCCGCCCGTGTGGTGA
- a CDS encoding oxidoreductase yields the protein MSSTLVLPGGTWTLGDRTVTRFGYGAMQLAGPWVMGPPKDRDEALAVLREAANSGITHIDTAETYGPRVVNDLIREALHPYAADLLIATKVGGRRDAQGGWPAARTPDELRRQIDDNLETLGLDALDLVHLRLGDASGTVPEDIEEAFGTLVDLQRQGVIRHLGVSNATAEQVAQAQSIAQIVSVQNRYNLANRGDDDLIDRLAAKGIAYIPFFPLGGFSPLQSDALSGVATRLGSTPLSVALAWLLHRSPNILLIPGTSSTAHLRENIAGSRLTLVEEDLRELDGIAG from the coding sequence ATGAGCTCGACCCTCGTCCTCCCCGGCGGCACCTGGACCCTCGGCGACCGGACCGTGACCCGCTTCGGTTACGGCGCCATGCAGCTCGCCGGCCCCTGGGTGATGGGACCGCCGAAAGACCGCGACGAAGCGCTGGCGGTCCTGCGCGAAGCGGCGAACAGCGGCATCACCCATATCGACACCGCCGAGACGTACGGACCTCGCGTCGTCAACGACCTCATCCGCGAAGCGCTCCACCCCTACGCAGCCGATCTCCTCATCGCGACGAAGGTCGGCGGCCGTCGTGACGCACAGGGAGGATGGCCGGCCGCACGCACGCCCGACGAGTTGCGCCGGCAGATCGACGACAACCTCGAAACCCTCGGCCTGGACGCGCTCGACCTGGTGCACCTGCGCCTGGGCGACGCGAGCGGCACCGTGCCGGAGGACATCGAGGAAGCCTTCGGCACCCTCGTCGACCTGCAGCGACAGGGAGTCATCCGTCATCTCGGCGTCAGCAACGCCACCGCGGAACAGGTCGCTCAGGCGCAGTCGATCGCGCAGATCGTCTCGGTGCAGAACCGGTACAACCTCGCCAACCGGGGTGACGACGACCTGATCGACCGCCTCGCTGCGAAGGGGATCGCGTACATCCCGTTCTTCCCGCTGGGCGGCTTCAGCCCGCTGCAGTCCGACGCGCTCAGCGGTGTGGCGACGCGGCTCGGATCCACGCCGCTGTCGGTGGCGCTGGCCTGGCTGCTGCACCGCTCCCCCAACATCCTCCTCATCCCCGGCACGTCGTCGACCGCGCACCTGCGCGAGAACATCGCCGGCTCCCGGCTCACCCTCGTCGAAGAGGATCTGCGCGAGCTCGACGGCATCGCCGGCTGA
- a CDS encoding ABC transporter ATP-binding protein, which produces MNANAESSAPASDGDRTLRAHAVSIGYDGRRVIEGLDLEIPEGRVTVIVGPNACGKSTLLRGLAGLHPLEAGRVTVGGADARSLGRRRFAKLVGVLPQTSVAPDGVRVAELVARGRFPHQGWFGRHSSDDDAVVAEALAATGIADLADRRLEELSGGQRQRVWIAMVLAQQTDIVLLDEPTTYLDLTHQIELLDLLRTLNRERGTTVVMVLHELNLAARYADRMVVMCEGRVVAEGAPAEVITDRTVADAFGLEAQIVVDPVSGSPLVVPVGPIAAQRGVPA; this is translated from the coding sequence ATGAACGCGAACGCCGAGTCATCCGCGCCCGCCTCTGACGGCGACCGCACCCTGCGCGCGCACGCCGTCTCGATCGGGTACGACGGGCGCCGGGTGATCGAGGGGCTCGACCTCGAGATCCCCGAGGGCCGGGTCACCGTCATCGTCGGACCGAACGCGTGCGGCAAGTCGACCCTGCTGCGCGGGCTCGCCGGGCTGCACCCGCTCGAGGCCGGGCGGGTCACGGTCGGCGGCGCCGATGCGCGGTCGCTCGGCCGGCGACGCTTCGCGAAGCTCGTCGGCGTGCTGCCGCAGACCTCGGTCGCCCCCGACGGTGTGCGGGTCGCCGAACTCGTCGCCCGCGGTCGGTTCCCGCACCAGGGCTGGTTCGGCCGGCACTCGAGCGACGACGACGCGGTGGTCGCCGAGGCGCTCGCCGCGACCGGGATCGCCGACCTCGCCGACCGCAGGCTCGAGGAGCTCTCGGGCGGCCAGCGGCAGCGGGTCTGGATCGCGATGGTGCTCGCGCAGCAGACCGACATCGTGCTGCTGGACGAGCCGACCACCTACCTCGACCTCACGCACCAGATCGAACTGCTCGACCTGCTGCGCACGCTGAACCGCGAGCGCGGCACGACGGTCGTGATGGTGCTGCACGAGCTCAACCTCGCCGCCCGCTACGCCGACCGCATGGTCGTCATGTGCGAGGGGCGCGTGGTCGCCGAGGGGGCGCCTGCCGAGGTCATCACCGACCGTACGGTCGCCGACGCGTTCGGCCTCGAGGCGCAGATCGTCGTGGACCCGGTGAGCGGGTCGCCGCTCGTGGTGCCGGTCGGGCCGATCGCCGCGCAACGCGGCGTTCCCGCGTGA
- a CDS encoding FecCD family ABC transporter permease, whose amino-acid sequence MSRTLDPVSAPGAAAAPGRARRTPRAARRLLAVALSLVVLVAAVWASLAFGVRAIDPGAVWQALVAPVEGDRAHEIVLELRVPRTVIGLLAGVAFALAGALIQGVTRNPIADPGLLGINSGAAFAVVLAIQLLGLTEPAAYVWFAFAGAAAAAAAVFAIGAARPDRLALVGAAMTALITPLTTLVLLGDIETFDQYRFWVVGSLTGRGLSTAAVLWPFVVVGAVLAIALAHRINGLALGDDVARGLGQRVGTTRAVAAVAIVVLAGTGAALAGPIALVGLVVPHAARRLVGSDARWVIACSIVLGPAMLLIADVVGRLVGAPGELEAGVVAAVIGAPVLIAVARSRSVVGV is encoded by the coding sequence ATGTCCCGCACCCTCGATCCCGTCTCCGCGCCGGGCGCCGCAGCGGCGCCGGGTCGCGCCCGCCGGACCCCCCGCGCGGCGCGGCGACTGCTCGCGGTGGCGCTGTCGCTCGTCGTGCTCGTGGCCGCCGTGTGGGCGAGCCTCGCGTTCGGCGTGCGCGCGATCGACCCGGGCGCGGTCTGGCAGGCGTTGGTCGCCCCCGTCGAGGGCGATCGGGCGCACGAGATCGTGCTCGAGCTCCGCGTGCCGCGCACCGTCATCGGCCTGCTCGCGGGCGTCGCGTTCGCGCTCGCCGGGGCCCTCATCCAGGGCGTGACCCGCAATCCGATCGCCGACCCCGGTCTGCTCGGCATCAACTCGGGCGCCGCGTTCGCCGTGGTGCTCGCGATCCAGCTGCTGGGGCTCACCGAGCCGGCCGCGTACGTGTGGTTCGCGTTCGCGGGTGCCGCGGCGGCGGCCGCCGCCGTGTTCGCGATCGGCGCCGCCCGCCCCGACCGGCTCGCGCTGGTCGGTGCGGCGATGACCGCGCTCATCACCCCGCTCACGACGCTCGTGCTGCTCGGCGACATCGAGACGTTCGACCAGTACCGGTTCTGGGTCGTGGGCTCGCTCACCGGGCGGGGCCTGTCGACGGCCGCGGTGCTGTGGCCGTTCGTCGTGGTCGGTGCGGTGCTGGCGATCGCGCTCGCGCACCGCATCAACGGGCTCGCGCTGGGCGACGACGTCGCGCGCGGGCTGGGGCAGCGGGTCGGCACGACGCGGGCCGTCGCCGCGGTCGCGATCGTCGTGCTGGCCGGCACCGGGGCCGCCCTGGCCGGCCCGATCGCACTGGTGGGGCTCGTCGTGCCGCACGCCGCCCGTCGGCTCGTCGGGTCGGATGCCCGCTGGGTGATCGCCTGCTCGATCGTGCTCGGGCCTGCGATGCTGCTCATCGCCGACGTCGTCGGCCGCCTCGTCGGTGCGCCGGGCGAGCTCGAGGCCGGTGTGGTGGCCGCGGTGATCGGCGCCCCCGTGCTCATCGCGGTCGCCCGCAGCCGCAGCGTGGTGGGGGTGTGA